Proteins encoded in a region of the Vitis riparia cultivar Riparia Gloire de Montpellier isolate 1030 chromosome 7, EGFV_Vit.rip_1.0, whole genome shotgun sequence genome:
- the LOC117918029 gene encoding neurogenic locus notch homolog protein 4-like, which produces MASTSDADASDLESIRRNLRKSLASSWEEVVKIYEQDPRAHKVQIGSPENTALHIAVSSGREDIVERLVKSIAKNGNPVDVLSIWNRDGNNPLHSGVPLGSISMCRCIIGQYNELLGRPNQEGDTPLLRAIRYDKKDVFLFLYDMCEGNTAHGYFQKEYGETILHLAIESGHMDLAFQIICKQEDLMDAVDSNGFSPLDVLAEKPTAFRSGIHLAGSTKSFITFPLLIKLEGISVEELIPAGTSRAKNFFQELRKLIKLPGGSGGLIA; this is translated from the exons ATGGCTTCTACAAGTGATGCGGATGCATCTGATCTGGAGAGCATTAGGAGAAACTTGAGGAAGAGCTTGGCCAGCAGTTGGGAAGAAGTTGTAAAGATATACGAGCAAGATCCAAGAGCTCACAAGGTCCAGATCGGCTCACCAGAGAACACAGCATTGCATATAGCAGTTTCAAGTGGGCGAGAAGATATAGTAGAACGACTAGTGAAGTCAATAGCGAAGAATGGTAACCCCGTGGATGTTCTATCTATATGGAATAGAGATGGGAACAATCCTCTTCATTCGGGGGTCCCACTGGGAAGCATTTCCATGTGCAGATGCATCATTGGTCAGTATAATGAACTGTTGGGTCGTCCCAACCAAGAGGGTGATACGCCCCTTCTAAGGGCAATTCGCTATGACAAAAAAGATGTTTTCCTCTTTTTGTATGATATGTGTGAAGGCAACACAGCCCATGGCTACTTCCAGAAGGAATATGGTGAAACCATTCTCCATCTTGCCATTGAAAGCGGACACATGG ATTTGGCGTTTCAAATTATTTGTAAGCAGGAAGATCTAATGGATGCTGTTGACAGTAATGGATTCTCCCCTCTGGATGTCCTAGCTGAGAAGCCTACTGCATTCAGAAGTGGAATTCATCTGGCTGGTTCAACAAAATCATTTATCACT TTCCCCTTGTTAATCAAATTGGAAGGTATTTCTGTTGAAGAGCTCATCCCTGCAGGGACTTCCAGAGCAAAGAACTTCTTTCAAGAGCTACGGAAGCTGATTAAATTACCGGGTGGGAGCGGGGGATTGATAGCTTAA